From Domibacillus sp. DTU_2020_1001157_1_SI_ALB_TIR_016, a single genomic window includes:
- the rnhC gene encoding ribonuclease HIII: protein MSHTVLIVNEATLQKMKDHYGVPAKLPAGAVFAAKVDGCSVTGYRSGKVLFQGKEAQTESAKWEGQAAASKPKKASPPSGQLPAGFANMSVAGSDEVGTGDFFGPITVVAAYVEADRIPELAALGVRDSKDMKDPEIVSVAKKLLRTIPYSLLVLRNEKYNDLQESGMSQGKIKAILHNQALGKLQDKMAPEKPEAVLVDQFAEKSIYYRHLKGQKRIIEENVFFSTKGESIHLAVAAASILARYAFLKEMDTLSEKAGFTIPKGAGPKVDEAAARLIRTYDESVLRHFTKLHFANTEKARRIVRGL, encoded by the coding sequence TTGAGTCATACTGTCCTTATTGTAAACGAAGCTACACTGCAAAAAATGAAAGATCATTACGGAGTACCAGCCAAACTTCCCGCTGGCGCCGTTTTTGCGGCAAAAGTGGACGGCTGTTCTGTGACAGGCTACCGGTCCGGAAAAGTGCTGTTTCAAGGAAAGGAGGCCCAAACAGAGTCTGCCAAATGGGAGGGCCAGGCAGCGGCTTCAAAACCGAAGAAGGCATCTCCGCCAAGCGGCCAGCTGCCCGCTGGGTTTGCCAATATGTCGGTGGCTGGAAGCGATGAAGTGGGCACAGGTGATTTTTTTGGACCGATTACCGTTGTGGCCGCCTACGTTGAAGCGGACCGGATTCCGGAGCTTGCCGCACTTGGTGTACGGGACTCCAAAGATATGAAAGATCCTGAGATTGTATCAGTGGCCAAAAAACTGCTCCGGACGATTCCGTACAGCCTGCTCGTTTTACGCAATGAAAAATACAATGATTTACAGGAAAGCGGCATGTCGCAGGGAAAAATAAAAGCCATCTTGCATAATCAGGCGCTTGGCAAGCTGCAGGATAAAATGGCACCCGAAAAACCAGAAGCGGTGCTAGTGGACCAATTCGCCGAAAAATCCATTTATTACCGGCATTTAAAGGGACAAAAACGGATTATAGAGGAAAATGTCTTTTTCAGCACAAAAGGGGAAAGCATTCATTTAGCGGTTGCAGCGGCTTCGATTCTAGCGCGTTATGCATTCCTGAAAGAAATGGACACGCTGTCTGAAAAAGCGGGCTTTACCATTCCCAAGGGCGCCGGTCCCAAGGTGGATGAAGCGGCCGCCCGCCTCATTCGAACTTATGATGAAAGCGTGCTGCGCCATTTTACCAAGCTTCACTTTGCTAATACAGAAAAAGCAAGACGGATCGTGCGGGGATTATAA
- the zapA gene encoding cell division protein ZapA yields the protein MSDRQKTRLTVDIYGYQYTIIGTESEYHIRRVTEMVDDKMREIGSRNASLDTQKIAVLTAVNMVNDYLKMEEELEQMKMEMSRMKSRNAVNG from the coding sequence TTGTCAGATCGACAAAAGACTCGCCTAACAGTTGACATTTACGGTTATCAGTACACGATTATCGGAACTGAATCAGAATACCATATTCGCCGTGTAACGGAAATGGTTGATGATAAAATGCGTGAAATCGGCAGCCGCAATGCCTCGCTCGATACGCAGAAAATTGCGGTGCTGACGGCTGTTAATATGGTGAATGATTATTTAAAAATGGAAGAAGAATTGGAACAAATGAAAATGGAAATGAGCCGTATGAAAAGCCGCAATGCGGTGAATGGCTGA
- the pheT gene encoding phenylalanine--tRNA ligase subunit beta → MFVSYKWLSQYVDIADQTPEELAEKITRAGIEVEGVEMPASEMKGIVVGYVQSREQHPNADKLSKCLVDVGEEEPVQIICGAKNVDAGQFVAVARTGAVLPGNFKIKRAKLRGEESNGMICSLSELGIESRLNPKEYAEGIFNFPNDVTPGEDALAALNRDDAILELSLTPNRSDALSMIGVAYEVAAILGRDVKLPEPKPAEADEKASDAVRIQIDAPEDNPLYIARVVKNVKIGPSPLWMQTLLMNAGIRPHNNVVDITNYVLMEYGQPLHAFDLNRVETGEIVVRHAEEGETFTTLDDVERTLSADQLVITNGQKPIALAGVMGGANSEVTEQTVNVLIESAYFNGQTVRAASKAHGLRSEASARFEKGVDPARVQAACDRAAELMAELAEGTVLSGSVVAGEYAPEPKQVSITLDRLNTRLGTSLTMETVEEIFSRLKFQTETNGDTITVTVPTRRADITIPEDLTEEVARLYGYDHIPLTLPEGEALPGALSPYQLGRRTVRRYLEGAGFNQAVTYSLTSQKRAAQFALEVREPVALAMPMSEERAYLRESLLPHLIEAAAYNNARQMGSVALYETGSVYLNEGENVQPKEEERLAGIVTGLWQEHLWQGEKTAVDFFAVKGVIEGIADRLGLTDRLSFQKAAPEGFHPGRTAAVLLDEQPVGVIGQLHPSLAKEVDIKEAYLFELKLDVLLNTERSALAYTPIPRFPSISRDIALVVDSATEAASLEAVIKEAGGALLTNVHVFDVYEGDRMEAGKKSVAFALTYMNPEKTLTDEEVTAVHEKVLTALKEKANADLRA, encoded by the coding sequence ATGTTTGTTTCATATAAATGGCTGTCTCAGTACGTGGACATTGCCGATCAAACCCCGGAAGAACTGGCCGAAAAAATTACACGCGCCGGTATTGAAGTGGAAGGCGTTGAAATGCCTGCTTCTGAGATGAAAGGCATCGTAGTCGGGTATGTGCAATCACGTGAACAGCACCCGAATGCTGACAAATTAAGCAAGTGCCTTGTGGATGTAGGCGAGGAAGAGCCCGTGCAAATTATTTGCGGAGCCAAAAATGTAGATGCAGGCCAATTTGTAGCTGTAGCCCGAACAGGTGCGGTTTTGCCTGGCAACTTTAAAATTAAGCGTGCCAAGCTGCGCGGCGAAGAATCAAACGGCATGATCTGCTCGCTGTCGGAACTTGGTATTGAAAGCCGCTTAAATCCGAAAGAATACGCGGAAGGTATTTTTAATTTTCCAAATGACGTTACACCAGGAGAGGATGCGCTCGCTGCCTTGAATCGTGACGACGCCATTTTAGAGCTGTCTCTGACACCAAACCGTTCAGATGCACTCAGCATGATCGGAGTAGCTTATGAAGTAGCGGCCATCCTGGGCCGTGACGTGAAATTGCCGGAGCCAAAGCCGGCTGAAGCGGATGAAAAAGCATCAGACGCTGTTCGCATTCAAATCGACGCGCCTGAAGATAATCCGCTTTATATTGCACGAGTAGTGAAAAATGTAAAAATTGGTCCGTCACCGCTATGGATGCAGACACTGCTTATGAATGCAGGAATCCGCCCGCACAATAACGTGGTTGATATTACGAACTATGTCCTAATGGAATACGGACAGCCGCTTCATGCCTTTGACCTTAACCGGGTTGAAACCGGAGAAATTGTGGTCCGCCATGCCGAGGAAGGTGAAACATTCACTACGCTTGATGACGTAGAACGGACATTATCGGCTGATCAGCTTGTGATTACAAACGGCCAGAAGCCAATCGCCCTTGCCGGCGTAATGGGCGGTGCAAATTCAGAAGTAACAGAGCAAACGGTAAATGTACTCATTGAGTCTGCTTATTTTAATGGCCAAACGGTGCGTGCAGCTTCTAAAGCACATGGTCTTCGTTCAGAAGCGAGTGCCCGCTTTGAAAAAGGGGTAGATCCAGCCCGCGTGCAGGCCGCATGTGACCGCGCAGCAGAGCTGATGGCAGAATTGGCAGAAGGCACAGTTTTATCAGGATCGGTTGTGGCTGGCGAATATGCACCTGAGCCAAAACAAGTATCGATTACACTTGACCGTCTAAATACCCGCCTTGGCACAAGCTTAACGATGGAAACCGTGGAAGAGATCTTCAGCCGTTTGAAATTCCAAACAGAAACAAATGGAGACACGATTACTGTAACGGTTCCAACGCGCCGCGCGGATATTACTATTCCAGAAGATTTAACAGAAGAAGTGGCTCGTCTTTACGGTTATGATCACATACCGCTTACGCTGCCGGAAGGAGAAGCGCTGCCGGGTGCTTTATCACCATATCAGCTTGGCCGCCGTACGGTGCGCCGTTATTTGGAAGGAGCCGGATTTAACCAGGCTGTTACGTATTCTTTAACGTCCCAAAAGCGGGCTGCCCAGTTTGCGCTTGAAGTACGCGAGCCGGTCGCGCTTGCGATGCCGATGAGTGAAGAGCGTGCGTACTTGCGTGAAAGCCTGCTGCCGCATTTAATCGAAGCGGCTGCTTACAACAACGCCCGTCAAATGGGTTCTGTCGCTCTTTATGAAACAGGCTCTGTTTACTTAAATGAAGGTGAAAACGTGCAGCCGAAAGAAGAAGAACGGCTTGCGGGTATCGTTACAGGCCTATGGCAGGAGCATCTGTGGCAGGGAGAAAAAACAGCCGTTGATTTCTTTGCCGTTAAAGGCGTAATCGAAGGAATCGCTGACCGTCTTGGCTTAACAGACCGGCTTTCTTTCCAAAAAGCTGCGCCGGAAGGCTTCCACCCTGGCCGGACAGCTGCTGTTTTACTTGATGAGCAGCCGGTCGGAGTCATCGGACAGCTTCATCCATCGCTAGCAAAAGAAGTAGATATAAAAGAAGCGTATTTGTTTGAGTTGAAGCTTGATGTTCTATTGAATACAGAGCGTTCAGCACTTGCTTATACGCCAATTCCGCGCTTCCCATCGATCAGCCGTGATATTGCGCTGGTTGTAGATAGTGCAACGGAAGCAGCTTCGCTGGAGGCTGTCATTAAAGAAGCAGGCGGAGCGCTTTTAACGAATGTTCACGTGTTTGATGTGTATGAAGGAGACCGGATGGAAGCAGGCAAGAAATCTGTTGCCTTTGCCCTGACGTATATGAATCCTGAAAAAACACTGACAGATGAAGAAGTCACAGCTGTACACGAAAAAGTGCTTACGGCGTTGAAAGAAAAAGCAAACGCTGATTTGCGCGCATAA